A stretch of the Arachis stenosperma cultivar V10309 chromosome 6, arast.V10309.gnm1.PFL2, whole genome shotgun sequence genome encodes the following:
- the LOC130934162 gene encoding uncharacterized protein LOC130934162, with protein sequence MANTFNIVWSGPKLDGKLDYSYWETLMSTHLKAQNLWNFIEPGLQEGANVAQQRRDQLALSQIHQGVDYTVFGKIANAKSAKEAWNTLKLSYKGVDKAQKAKLQSLRRAYERYEMSSSETVEQYFTRVTDLVNKMRVYREDMPDSKVVEKILWTMPMKYDHVVTTILESHDMDTMTIAELQGTMESHISRILEKSEKSTEEALKSRVNFNNVAESSRTQEGRGRF encoded by the coding sequence ATGGCAAACACTTTCAATATTGTGTGGTCCGGTCCCAAGTTAGATGGGAAACTTGATTATAGTTATTGGGAGACTTTGATGTCCACCCATTTGAAGGCCCAGAACCTGTGGAATTTCATTGAACCAGGTTTGCAAGAAGGAGCAAATGTTGCCCAACAAAGGAGAGATCAATTGGCGCTATCTCAAATTCATCAAGGAGTAGATTATACGGTGTTTGGCAAAATAGCAAATGCCAAAAGTGCAAAGGAAGCATGGAACACGTTGAAGCTGTCATACAAAGGCGTAGATAAAGCTCAGAAAGCAAAGCTACAGTCTTTAAGAAGAGCATATGAAAGGTACGAGATGTCTAGCTCAGAAACCGTTGAGCAATATTTTACTCGTGTTACAGATCTTGTCAATAAGATGAGAGTCTATAGAGAAGATATGCCCGATAGCAAAGTGGTGGAGAAAATTCTTTGGACCATGCCGATGAAGTATGACCATGTGGTGACTACGATACTAGAGTCCCACGATATGGATACTATGACGATTGCAGAGTTGCAAGGAACCATGGAAAGCCACATCAGTAGAATACTGGAGAAGTCAGAAAAATCAACCGAGGAAGCCCTGAAAAGTCGAGTGAATTTCAACAACGTTGCAGAATCAAGCCGTACACAAGAAGGACGAGGTCGGTTTTAA